A DNA window from Nitratidesulfovibrio sp. SRB-5 contains the following coding sequences:
- a CDS encoding TraR/DksA family transcriptional regulator — MTDRHHAEIRRRLEAELTHLRRQLLVEGGVEACADENEFASRVSELTLSMTLLDRAGRRIREIEGVLRAMDSRDYGVCDACGDDIPLPRLLARPTTRLCVHCQMEQETQTGRPLPATARAGAC; from the coding sequence ATGACCGACCGCCACCACGCCGAAATCCGCCGCCGCCTCGAAGCCGAACTGACCCACCTGCGCCGCCAGCTGCTGGTGGAGGGCGGCGTGGAAGCCTGCGCCGACGAAAACGAATTCGCCTCGCGCGTCAGCGAACTGACCCTCAGCATGACCCTTCTGGACCGCGCCGGGCGGCGCATCCGCGAAATCGAAGGCGTGCTGCGCGCCATGGACAGCCGCGACTACGGCGTGTGCGACGCCTGCGGCGACGACATTCCCCTGCCCCGCCTGCTGGCCCGCCCCACCACCCGGCTGTGCGTGCACTGCCAGATGGAGCAGGAGACGCAGACGGGCCGCCCCTTGCCCGCCACGGCCCGCGCCGGGGCCTGCTAG